One genomic segment of Caldimonas brevitalea includes these proteins:
- a CDS encoding DUF1488 family protein yields the protein MTIMPPAPFFHLASGALRFWVLQDDGRCVGASISKETLHYCFRGDSYGENAVATYEVNRRCIDDAVRRRTAAGSLEPVMLRDTDVSDGRLRPQPPRPGA from the coding sequence ATGACCATCATGCCCCCCGCTCCATTCTTCCACCTCGCGTCCGGTGCGCTGCGCTTCTGGGTGTTGCAGGACGATGGACGCTGTGTTGGCGCCTCGATCTCAAAGGAAACGCTGCACTACTGCTTCCGGGGCGACAGCTACGGCGAGAACGCCGTAGCCACCTACGAGGTGAATCGCCGATGCATCGATGATGCAGTGCGGCGCCGCACCGCCGCTGGCTCTCTAGAGCCGGTGATGTTGCGCGACACGGACGTCTCCGACGGACGTCTCCGACCTCAACCGCCGCGACCCGGCGCGTGA